A stretch of the Dioscorea cayenensis subsp. rotundata cultivar TDr96_F1 unplaced genomic scaffold, TDr96_F1_v2_PseudoChromosome.rev07_lg8_w22 25.fasta BLBR01001216.1, whole genome shotgun sequence genome encodes the following:
- the LOC120255847 gene encoding transcription repressor OFP8-like, whose translation MPSSPAPVKPPPISGAPIPSPSPSPPRRKIDSRRNPNPNPRPSSSSGDSGWFSSDDEIYTDLFNQTSSLTLNNCDDEDDDDDDDDDDDETETLISSSFTDSSDAINLRMEVEKLTVKESFAVVKRSDDPYSDFRRSMAEMIVEKELYEPRDLEELLHCLLSLNSRHHHRAIISAFSEIWDSLFPATTAAAGEQ comes from the coding sequence ATGCCGAGCTCTCCCGCGCCCGTGAAACCCCCGCCTATCTCTGGCGCCCCGATTCCCTCTCCCTCCCCCTCCCCTCCTCGCCGCAAGATCGATTCTCgccgaaaccctaaccctaatccccGTCCCAGCTCCTCCTCCGGCGATAGCGGCTGGTTCTCTAGCGATGATGAGATTTACACCGATCTCTTCAACCAAACCTCTTCTCTCACACTTAACAATTGCGATGATGAAgacgatgacgatgatgatgatgatgatgatgatgagactGAAACCCTAATTTCCTCCTCCTTCACCGACTCATCGGACGCCATTAATCTCAGGATGGAGGTGGAGAAATTGACGGTCAAAGAGAGCTTCGCCGTGGTGAAGAGATCCGACGATCCGTACTCCGATTTCCGGCGATCCATGGCGGAGATGATTGTGGAGAAGGAGCTATACGAGCCTCGCGATCTGGAGGAGCTCTTGCATTGCCTTCTCTCTCTCAACTCTCGCCATCACCACCGCGCCATCATCTCCGCCTTCTCCGAGATCTGGGACTCTCTCTTTCCGGCCACCACCGCCGCCGCCGGCGAGCAATGA